In Tistrella mobilis, one DNA window encodes the following:
- a CDS encoding CgeB family protein yields MKIAFYGSSILSSYWNGAATYYRGIVRALSGLGHEVTFLEPDAFGRQERRDIDPPAWCRVVVWQPDAQGLEMAVAHAAKADVVIKASGVGVHDDELLDRVMTAARPDALRLFWDVDAPATLHAMATGGERVLAAALPGLDAVLTYGGGPGVVADYTGAGARACLPVYNAVDLDTHHPVAPDPRFAADLAFLGNRLPDRETRVRRFFLEPAAAAPGCRMILGGAGWVQDELPQNVRAIGHVGTADHNAFNVTPRMVLNVNRDSMAERGFSPPTRIFEAAAAGACLITDHWPGIETFFEPGREILVAGDGRDVLAWLGQVMPERAADIGARARARIVQDHTYDRRGREVDQILRRLSDRKARERAA; encoded by the coding sequence ATGAAGATCGCCTTTTACGGCTCCAGCATCCTGTCCAGCTACTGGAACGGGGCGGCCACCTATTACCGCGGCATCGTCCGCGCGCTCTCGGGCCTTGGCCACGAGGTGACGTTTCTTGAGCCCGACGCCTTCGGCCGCCAGGAACGCCGCGACATCGACCCGCCGGCCTGGTGCCGGGTGGTGGTCTGGCAGCCCGATGCCCAAGGGCTGGAGATGGCGGTCGCCCATGCCGCCAAAGCCGATGTGGTGATCAAGGCGAGCGGGGTCGGCGTGCATGACGATGAGCTGCTCGACCGGGTGATGACCGCCGCCCGGCCCGATGCCCTGCGGCTGTTCTGGGACGTGGACGCCCCCGCCACGCTGCACGCCATGGCGACCGGCGGCGAACGGGTGCTGGCGGCGGCGCTGCCGGGGCTGGATGCCGTGCTCACCTATGGCGGCGGGCCGGGGGTCGTGGCCGACTATACCGGGGCCGGCGCCCGCGCCTGCCTGCCGGTCTACAATGCCGTCGATCTGGACACCCATCATCCGGTGGCGCCCGATCCGCGCTTCGCCGCCGATCTCGCCTTCCTCGGCAACCGCCTGCCCGACCGCGAAACGCGGGTGCGGCGCTTCTTCCTGGAACCTGCGGCCGCGGCACCTGGTTGCCGGATGATCCTGGGCGGTGCCGGCTGGGTGCAGGACGAGCTGCCGCAGAATGTGCGCGCGATCGGCCATGTCGGTACGGCAGACCACAACGCCTTCAACGTGACCCCGCGCATGGTGCTGAACGTCAACCGCGACAGCATGGCCGAACGCGGTTTCTCGCCCCCCACCCGGATCTTCGAGGCCGCCGCCGCCGGCGCCTGCCTGATCACCGACCACTGGCCGGGCATCGAAACCTTCTTCGAGCCGGGCCGCGAAATCCTGGTGGCCGGGGACGGCCGGGACGTGCTGGCCTGGCTGGGCCAGGTGATGCCGGAACGGGCGGCCGACATCGGCGCCCGGGCCCGCGCCCGCATCGTTCAGGACCACACCTATGACCGGCGCGGCCGCGAGGTGGACCAGATCCTCCGCCGGCTCAGCGACCGGAAAGCCAGGGAACGCGCCGCATGA
- a CDS encoding CgeB family protein gives MKVVMFTHSVVSCWNHGNAHFQRGILRALAARGHQAVALEPVGGWSRSNLAEAIGEDPAPGFARRFPDIDRIDYRGFEEIEAALDGAGLVLVHEWTDPALVRRLGRMRARGAPFLLLFHDTHHRAVSAPEEMAALDLNGYDGVLAFGAVLAETWRRHGWADQVHVWHEAADLTLFKPHPQIPRSRDLVWIGNWGDGERGAELDEFLVEPVRALGLSATVHGVRYPEPARVALARAGIDQPGWIANADVPEAFARHRMTIHVPRRFYARELPGIPTIRMFEALASGIPLISAPWEDSEGLFRTGTDYLRVEDDPAMRRAMRAVLDDPAMARELARNGRETILARHGCEHRVDELFRIVDRMTAGHAHHSGHAPHSGHVTSVEAEAVSS, from the coding sequence ATGAAGGTCGTCATGTTCACCCATTCGGTGGTCTCGTGCTGGAACCACGGCAACGCCCATTTCCAGCGCGGCATCCTGAGAGCGCTGGCCGCGCGCGGCCACCAGGCGGTGGCGCTGGAACCGGTGGGCGGGTGGAGCCGGTCGAACCTGGCCGAGGCGATCGGCGAGGATCCGGCCCCGGGCTTCGCCCGCCGCTTCCCCGATATCGACCGCATCGATTATCGCGGTTTCGAAGAGATCGAGGCGGCACTCGACGGCGCCGGGCTGGTGCTGGTCCACGAATGGACCGACCCGGCGCTGGTCCGCAGGCTGGGCCGGATGCGGGCCCGGGGCGCGCCCTTCCTGCTGCTGTTCCACGACACCCATCACCGCGCGGTTTCCGCCCCCGAAGAGATGGCGGCGCTGGATCTGAACGGCTATGACGGCGTGCTGGCCTTCGGCGCCGTGCTGGCCGAAACCTGGCGCCGCCATGGCTGGGCCGATCAGGTCCATGTCTGGCACGAGGCGGCGGATCTGACCCTGTTCAAACCCCATCCGCAGATCCCGCGCAGCCGCGATCTGGTCTGGATCGGCAATTGGGGCGATGGCGAGCGCGGCGCGGAGCTGGACGAATTTCTGGTCGAGCCGGTGCGCGCGCTCGGCCTGTCGGCCACCGTCCACGGGGTGCGCTATCCCGAACCGGCGCGGGTGGCGCTGGCCCGCGCCGGCATCGACCAGCCGGGCTGGATCGCCAATGCCGACGTGCCCGAAGCCTTCGCCCGCCACCGGATGACCATCCATGTGCCCCGGCGCTTTTATGCGCGCGAGCTGCCCGGCATCCCGACCATCCGCATGTTCGAGGCGCTGGCCTCGGGCATCCCGCTGATCAGCGCCCCCTGGGAGGACAGCGAGGGGTTGTTCCGCACCGGCACCGACTACCTTCGGGTCGAGGACGACCCGGCCATGCGCCGCGCCATGCGGGCCGTGCTCGACGACCCGGCGATGGCGCGGGAGCTGGCGCGGAACGGCCGCGAGACCATCCTTGCCCGCCATGGCTGCGAACACCGGGTGGACGAGCTGTTCCGGATCGTCGACCGGATGACCGCCGGACACGCCCACCATTCCGGGCACGCCCCCCATTCCGGGCACGTCACGTCCGTCGAAGCGGAGGCCGTTTCCTCATGA
- a CDS encoding glycosyltransferase family 4 protein has protein sequence MRTLSPPLTLVITTDAVGGVWRYALDLAGTLKGRALAVADEAPQVVEPLLIGLGPRPSEAQRDEACEAGVALDWIDRPLDWQVEGPEALADSGRALAAAVTAAGADLVQVNNPPLLPFLPAQLPRIAAAHSCLSTWWQAVRGETPPLNLAWHGAATARGLAAADAVISPSHAFAAAMTAIYGALPDLAVVPNAAVPVMAGRKRQVALAAARWWDPAKNLTVLDAAAEGALWPVEIAGPLEGPGSSGSGRGAPCPVHVTHLGSLPHRALRARMAEAAIFVSLALYEPFGLSVLEAAGAGAALVLSDIPTHRELWDDCACFVDPHDPQAVRDALDGLVRDPAALGRMGLLATTRAASFSHARQADAMLAVYGRVLARHTADRGDAVP, from the coding sequence ATGCGGACGCTGAGCCCGCCGCTCACCCTGGTGATCACGACCGATGCGGTGGGGGGTGTGTGGCGCTATGCGCTCGACCTGGCCGGCACGCTGAAGGGCCGGGCGCTGGCGGTGGCCGATGAGGCGCCGCAGGTGGTGGAGCCCCTGCTGATCGGCCTCGGCCCCCGCCCGTCCGAGGCGCAGCGCGACGAGGCCTGTGAGGCGGGTGTCGCCCTGGACTGGATCGACCGGCCGCTCGACTGGCAGGTCGAGGGGCCCGAGGCCCTGGCCGACAGCGGCCGGGCGCTCGCCGCCGCGGTCACCGCCGCGGGCGCCGATCTGGTGCAGGTCAACAACCCGCCGCTGCTGCCCTTCCTGCCCGCGCAGCTTCCCCGCATCGCCGCCGCCCATTCCTGCCTGTCGACCTGGTGGCAGGCGGTGCGGGGCGAGACCCCGCCGCTCAACCTCGCCTGGCATGGTGCGGCAACCGCCCGGGGCCTGGCGGCGGCCGATGCGGTGATCAGCCCCAGCCACGCCTTCGCCGCCGCCATGACCGCGATCTATGGCGCGCTGCCCGATCTGGCGGTGGTGCCCAATGCCGCCGTGCCGGTGATGGCGGGCCGGAAGCGGCAGGTGGCGCTTGCCGCCGCCCGCTGGTGGGATCCGGCCAAGAACCTGACCGTTCTGGATGCCGCCGCCGAGGGCGCGCTCTGGCCGGTGGAGATCGCCGGCCCGCTGGAGGGGCCAGGAAGTTCGGGGTCGGGAAGGGGGGCCCCATGCCCCGTCCATGTCACCCATCTGGGCAGCCTGCCCCATCGCGCCCTCCGCGCCCGCATGGCCGAGGCCGCGATCTTCGTCTCGCTGGCGCTGTATGAACCCTTCGGTCTGTCGGTGCTGGAAGCGGCCGGCGCCGGTGCGGCGCTGGTGCTGTCCGACATCCCCACCCATCGCGAGCTTTGGGACGACTGCGCCTGTTTCGTCGACCCGCACGACCCGCAAGCGGTGCGCGACGCGCTCGACGGGCTGGTCCGCGACCCGGCGGCCCTGGGCCGCATGGGCCTGCTGGCCACCACGCGGGCCGCCAGCTTTTCCCATGCCCGCCAGGCCGACGCGATGCTCGCCGTCTATGGCCGCGTGCTTGCCCGCCACACCGCCGACAGAGGAGACGCCGTGCCATGA